A single region of the Vagococcus teuberi genome encodes:
- the dhaK gene encoding dihydroxyacetone kinase subunit DhaK has translation MKKIINQTDDILNEMLEGLSYAYSDLVTRVPETNVIAKKNISGSKVGIVSGGGSGHEPAHAGFVGTGMLSAAVCGEIFTSPTPDQVLEGIKAADDGAGVLLVIKNYSGDVMNFEMAKDLAEMEGIEVETVLVDDDIAVEDSTYTAGRRGVAGTILVHKILGHAAESGKSLAEIKEIGDKLVKEIKTLGVALTGATVPAVGKPGFVLEEDEIEFGVGIHGEPGYRKEKLQSSRKLAEELVGKLKDEFNWKSGDTYGVLVNGLGGTPLMEQFVFMNDVKALLEEDGLVVDFKKVGDVMTSIDMEGLSLTMIHLDTPEWTEALKAPVTTIAW, from the coding sequence AACAGACGACATATTAAACGAAATGCTTGAAGGACTCTCTTATGCTTATAGTGATTTAGTGACACGTGTTCCTGAAACAAATGTGATTGCTAAGAAAAATATTTCAGGTAGTAAAGTAGGAATAGTTAGTGGTGGAGGAAGTGGCCATGAACCTGCTCATGCTGGATTTGTAGGAACAGGAATGCTAAGTGCCGCTGTTTGTGGAGAAATTTTCACTTCGCCAACTCCTGATCAAGTACTAGAAGGAATCAAAGCTGCTGATGATGGTGCTGGAGTATTGCTAGTTATTAAAAATTATTCTGGTGACGTGATGAATTTTGAAATGGCAAAAGATTTAGCAGAGATGGAAGGCATTGAAGTTGAAACAGTATTAGTTGATGATGACATTGCGGTAGAAGACAGCACATATACAGCTGGTCGACGTGGAGTCGCTGGAACCATTTTAGTTCATAAAATTTTAGGTCATGCCGCTGAATCAGGTAAAAGTTTAGCTGAGATCAAAGAAATCGGAGACAAACTAGTTAAAGAAATTAAAACATTAGGTGTGGCATTAACTGGAGCAACAGTTCCTGCTGTAGGAAAACCAGGCTTTGTTTTAGAAGAAGATGAAATTGAATTCGGAGTTGGAATTCATGGGGAACCTGGTTATCGTAAAGAAAAATTACAATCATCAAGAAAATTAGCCGAAGAATTAGTTGGAAAATTAAAAGATGAATTTAACTGGAAATCTGGCGATACATATGGTGTGTTAGTGAATGGTCTAGGTGGCACACCATTAATGGAGCAATTTGTTTTTATGAATGATGTAAAGGCTTTACTTGAAGAAGATGGATTAGTTGTTGACTTTAAAAAGGTTGGAGACGTTATGACATCAATTGATATGGAAGGTTTATCATTAACGATGATTCACTTAGATACACCTGAATGGACAGAAGCATTGAAAGCACCTGTTACAACAATTGCGTGGTAA
- the dhaL gene encoding dihydroxyacetone kinase subunit DhaL, which produces MEAKQIIKWLQLFTDKVGENKAYLSELDTPIGDGDHGANMARGTSEMMKSIEEKNPETPTDVFKLAAMTLISKVGGASGPLYGSAFMGMTKASMKSDDLVTILEGGMSEIQKRGKSEPGEKTMLDTWSRVIESLKDGSLTEEKVKEIAEETKEMKATKGRASYLGERSIGHIDPGAMSSSYLFEAMIEAGVK; this is translated from the coding sequence ATGGAAGCAAAACAAATTATAAAGTGGTTACAACTTTTTACAGATAAAGTTGGTGAAAATAAAGCGTATTTAAGTGAGCTAGATACACCAATCGGAGATGGTGATCATGGTGCCAACATGGCTCGTGGAACGAGTGAAATGATGAAATCTATCGAAGAAAAAAATCCTGAAACACCAACAGATGTCTTTAAGTTAGCAGCTATGACATTAATTAGTAAAGTCGGTGGGGCATCTGGTCCATTATATGGTTCTGCTTTTATGGGAATGACAAAAGCATCAATGAAATCAGATGATTTGGTGACAATTTTAGAAGGTGGCATGAGTGAAATTCAAAAACGTGGAAAAAGTGAGCCAGGCGAAAAAACAATGCTGGATACTTGGTCACGTGTCATTGAATCCCTCAAAGACGGTTCTTTAACAGAAGAAAAAGTGAAAGAAATTGCCGAAGAAACAAAAGAGATGAAAGCAACAAAAGGACGTGCCTCTTATTTAGGTGAACGTTCAATTGGACACATTGATCCAGGTGCTATGTCAAGTAGTTACCTATTTGAAGCTATGATAGAAGCAGGAGTGAAGTAG
- the dhaM gene encoding dihydroxyacetone kinase phosphoryl donor subunit DhaM: MSLGIVLVSHVSEITTGITRLIKEVAKDVSITTAGGLEDNGIGTSFDTIMSAFEENEADTILAFYDLGSAKMNLELAMDMTDKNVILYDTALVESSYTAAALIQAGADIKTIEEQLSELKVK; encoded by the coding sequence ATGAGTTTAGGAATCGTATTAGTATCACATGTATCAGAGATTACAACAGGTATTACACGTTTAATCAAAGAAGTAGCCAAAGATGTTTCGATTACAACAGCTGGCGGATTGGAAGATAACGGTATTGGAACTAGTTTTGATACGATTATGTCAGCATTTGAAGAAAATGAAGCAGACACTATCCTGGCTTTTTATGACTTAGGAAGTGCTAAAATGAACTTGGAATTAGCAATGGACATGACAGATAAAAATGTCATTTTATATGATACAGCATTAGTTGAAAGTAGTTATACAGCGGCCGCGTTAATACAAGCTGGTGCTGATATAAAAACCATTGAAGAACAATTAAGCGAATTAAAGGTTAAATAA
- a CDS encoding glycerol dehydrogenase: protein MRKAFISPSKYVQGEDELLNLGYYVKTFGKTALLIAHQDDINRVQEKLDKTAEKFGITFIPSHFNGECSRGEVARLQAFAKENKADCVIGLGGGKAIDTSKCVAEGDNLIIVPTIAATDAPTSHSAVLYTEDGEFDDYAYFKQSPSVVMVDTTIIANAPTRFLVSGMGDALSTLFEARATANSFSNVNAGLPNGYVTKETAPAKNTIAAYTLAKVCYETLLENGYSAKIACDNNIVTPALENIVETNILLSGLGFESSGLAAVHAIHDGLTALEGTHSYFHGEKVAFSVICQLVLENASQKELHEVLDFSLSIGLPVCLEDIGVESITFEEAMEVAEKACIPEESIHSMPFPIVEEEVAAAIIAADKIGRDYKAKHK from the coding sequence ATGAGAAAAGCATTTATTAGTCCATCAAAATATGTACAAGGTGAAGATGAATTACTGAATTTAGGTTATTATGTTAAAACATTTGGAAAGACAGCTCTTTTAATCGCACATCAAGACGATATTAATCGTGTGCAAGAAAAATTAGATAAAACAGCAGAAAAATTTGGTATAACATTTATCCCGAGTCATTTTAATGGTGAATGCTCACGTGGTGAAGTAGCAAGATTACAAGCTTTTGCGAAAGAAAATAAAGCAGATTGTGTGATTGGTTTAGGTGGTGGTAAAGCCATAGATACGTCAAAATGTGTAGCTGAAGGAGATAATTTAATTATTGTGCCAACAATTGCTGCAACCGACGCTCCAACAAGTCATTCAGCTGTTTTATATACTGAAGATGGTGAGTTTGATGACTATGCTTACTTTAAACAAAGTCCAAGCGTGGTAATGGTTGATACAACAATTATCGCAAACGCTCCGACAAGATTTTTAGTGTCAGGTATGGGGGATGCGTTATCAACATTATTTGAAGCCCGTGCAACAGCGAATTCATTTTCAAATGTTAACGCTGGATTACCAAATGGTTATGTGACAAAAGAAACAGCACCAGCTAAAAATACGATTGCAGCTTACACATTAGCTAAAGTGTGTTATGAAACATTACTTGAAAATGGCTACAGTGCCAAAATAGCATGTGACAATAACATCGTGACACCAGCATTAGAAAACATTGTTGAGACAAATATCTTATTATCTGGTTTAGGATTTGAAAGTAGTGGTTTAGCTGCTGTTCACGCGATTCATGATGGATTGACTGCATTAGAAGGAACTCATTCATACTTCCATGGTGAAAAAGTTGCCTTTAGTGTGATTTGTCAATTAGTTTTAGAAAATGCCTCACAAAAAGAATTACATGAAGTACTTGATTTTAGTTTATCAATTGGCTTACCAGTTTGTTTAGAAGATATTGGTGTGGAAAGCATTACATTTGAAGAAGCAATGGAAGTGGCTGAAAAAGCATGTATACCTGAAGAATCAATTCATTCTATGCCTTTCCCTATTGTTGAAGAAGAAGTTGCGGCTGCCATTATTGCAGCAGATAAGATTGGTCGTGACTACAAAGCGAAACATAAATAA
- the dhaQ gene encoding DhaKLM operon coactivator DhaQ yields MTRIINKPKDTVSQVLNGVAYIHQDILQRIPKTGILLRKELTPDRVAIISGGGSGHEPAHFGYIGENMLDASVSGPIFIPPTAGEVFEAIQKTDQGKGVLLVIKNFEADINNFLQAEKQAKEAGHNVSHVIVNDDCSVETGSFEKRRRGVAGTIFVHKILGAAASEGKSLDELVSIGEKVINSMNSLGVALSSGTSLTGETSNFTLEKDMISFGIGIHGEEGYRSEPFHSSEHLANELLNKLLVQYDDYINKRFAILINGLGTTTVMEQYVFSNDVKRLLELEGVTVVYAKTGNYMTSTNMAGISLTLLEITEDNWLDYLKKPTNAFAW; encoded by the coding sequence ATGACACGGATTATCAATAAACCAAAAGATACTGTTTCACAAGTTTTAAATGGTGTGGCATACATTCATCAAGATATCTTACAAAGAATTCCTAAAACAGGTATATTATTACGCAAAGAGTTGACGCCAGATCGTGTCGCAATTATTAGTGGCGGTGGAAGTGGACATGAACCAGCACATTTTGGGTATATTGGAGAAAACATGCTTGATGCTTCAGTAAGTGGACCAATATTTATTCCGCCGACAGCTGGAGAAGTGTTTGAGGCCATTCAAAAAACAGATCAAGGTAAAGGTGTTTTATTAGTCATAAAAAATTTCGAAGCTGATATAAATAATTTTTTACAAGCAGAAAAGCAAGCGAAAGAAGCGGGTCATAATGTTTCCCATGTGATTGTCAACGACGACTGTTCAGTTGAAACGGGAAGTTTTGAAAAAAGACGTCGAGGTGTCGCTGGAACTATTTTTGTACATAAAATACTAGGAGCAGCAGCTAGTGAAGGCAAATCATTAGATGAATTAGTTTCAATAGGAGAAAAAGTCATCAACTCAATGAATAGTCTAGGAGTTGCTTTATCAAGTGGGACAAGTTTAACTGGAGAAACGTCTAACTTTACCTTAGAAAAAGATATGATTTCGTTTGGTATTGGCATTCATGGTGAGGAAGGATACCGAAGCGAACCATTTCATTCGTCAGAACACTTAGCCAATGAGCTATTAAATAAATTACTCGTTCAGTATGATGATTATATTAATAAAAGATTTGCAATCCTTATAAATGGTTTGGGGACAACGACGGTAATGGAGCAGTATGTTTTTTCAAATGATGTCAAAAGGCTGTTAGAGTTAGAGGGTGTAACGGTTGTTTACGCTAAAACAGGAAATTATATGACATCAACTAATATGGCTGGAATTTCATTGACTCTTTTAGAAATTACCGAAGATAATTGGTTAGATTACCTTAAAAAACCAACTAATGCTTTTGCCTGGTAA
- a CDS encoding cold-shock protein, translating to MANGTVKWFNAEKGFGFITQEGGEDVFAHFSAIQGDGFKTLEEGQEVTFDVEEGQRGLQATNIVKA from the coding sequence ATGGCAAACGGAACTGTAAAATGGTTTAACGCTGAAAAAGGTTTTGGTTTTATCACTCAAGAAGGTGGAGAAGATGTATTTGCACATTTCTCAGCTATCCAAGGTGACGGATTCAAAACTTTAGAAGAAGGTCAAGAAGTGACTTTTGATGTTGAAGAAGGTCAACGTGGACTTCAAGCAACTAACATCGTTAAAGCTTAA
- a CDS encoding pentapeptide repeat-containing protein: MKRNHPILIKDKLEDKTCFPEYLSNNTLDNLQFLYVTKEDTTQINRLIIDKNHWQKTTFSNQQCEAIEISDTIFDSCDFSNTEWIDSSFHRVLFKNCRLTGVNFADSYLSHCEFKQCTMPYTSFNFAKIRYTGWLSSDLSLSEFSDLDWKHCEFNDCHLEKSTWLNTTFSGLNLSSCHFEQLYFSPDKIQGLIVNMDQMISIGLALGMVIDEPLDSSK, encoded by the coding sequence ATGAAACGAAATCACCCTATTCTAATAAAAGATAAACTAGAAGATAAAACATGTTTCCCAGAATATTTATCTAATAACACCCTTGATAATTTACAATTTTTGTATGTTACCAAAGAAGATACTACCCAAATTAATCGGTTAATAATTGATAAAAATCATTGGCAAAAAACGACATTTTCCAATCAACAGTGTGAGGCTATTGAAATTAGCGACACGATTTTTGATTCCTGTGATTTCTCCAATACGGAATGGATTGACAGTTCGTTTCATCGTGTTCTGTTTAAAAATTGTCGTTTAACTGGTGTTAACTTTGCTGATTCTTACCTAAGTCACTGCGAATTTAAGCAATGTACTATGCCTTACACCTCTTTTAACTTTGCTAAAATTAGATATACAGGATGGTTATCTTCTGACTTATCACTTTCCGAGTTTTCTGACTTAGATTGGAAGCATTGTGAATTTAATGACTGCCACCTTGAAAAATCAACTTGGCTAAACACTACTTTTTCTGGATTAAATTTATCTAGTTGTCACTTTGAACAGCTATACTTTTCTCCTGATAAAATTCAAGGACTTATCGTAAATATGGATCAAATGATTAGCATTGGTTTAGCTCTTGGTATGGTAATCGACGAGCCACTTGATTCAAGCAAATAA
- the infC gene encoding translation initiation factor IF-3 → MTIAKDNMVNDGIRARELRLIAVDGEQLGVKSKVEALRIAQEANLDLVLVSPNAKPPVAKIMDYGKFRFEQQKKEREARKKQKVINVKEVRLSPTIDVNDFNTKLRNARKFLEKGDKVKASIRFKGRAITHKEIGQNVLNRLADETNDISVVEQKAKMDGRSMFIMLAPKTDK, encoded by the coding sequence ATGACCATAGCAAAAGATAATATGGTGAATGACGGCATTCGTGCAAGAGAACTACGTTTAATTGCAGTAGACGGAGAACAGCTAGGTGTTAAATCTAAAGTAGAAGCTTTAAGAATTGCTCAAGAGGCGAATCTTGATCTTGTTTTAGTGTCACCAAACGCTAAACCACCAGTTGCAAAAATCATGGATTATGGAAAATTCCGTTTTGAGCAACAGAAGAAGGAACGCGAAGCCCGTAAAAAGCAAAAAGTCATTAATGTAAAAGAGGTTCGTTTGAGCCCAACGATAGATGTCAATGATTTTAATACCAAGTTGCGTAACGCGCGTAAATTCCTTGAAAAAGGTGATAAAGTGAAAGCTTCTATCCGATTTAAAGGTCGTGCGATTACCCATAAAGAAATTGGTCAGAACGTCTTAAATCGCTTAGCGGATGAAACAAACGATATCTCAGTTGTTGAACAGAAAGCGAAAATGGATGGTAGAAGTATGTTTATCATGCTTGCGCCAAAAACAGATAAGTAG
- the rpmI gene encoding 50S ribosomal protein L35: protein MPKMKTHRGLAKRVKRTGGGGLKRHRAFTSHRFHGKTKKQRRQLRRPAMVSKGDYKRIRQQLTRMK, encoded by the coding sequence ATGCCAAAAATGAAAACACACCGTGGATTAGCAAAACGTGTAAAACGTACTGGTGGTGGAGGACTTAAAAGACATCGCGCATTTACTAGTCACCGTTTCCATGGAAAAACTAAAAAACAACGTCGTCAATTACGTCGTCCAGCAATGGTATCAAAAGGCGATTACAAACGTATTCGTCAACAATTGACTCGCATGAAATAA